In one window of Sardina pilchardus chromosome 23, fSarPil1.1, whole genome shotgun sequence DNA:
- the LOC134071631 gene encoding tripartite motif-containing protein 16-like, giving the protein MAEAQAAPPVTAHARPGDVECDLCSEGKLKAVMSCLVCLISFCEVHVQPHYQPALQKHKLVKAVQLQEKICSQHGRLLEMFCYNDQRCICVLCTIEDHNGHNTVFATVAWPEKQKLLLEKRMEFHRRIQEREIAMKELTEAVISYKRSAQEALEHSDRIFPELLQFIERRRSEVKELIRVQLETAVSRAEEIVRELEQEIEELRRGDAELEELEREEDHVHFLQSFQALKTSPVSKASLSITLSQHPSFDTLKESLSALKKEETCRIGKILAEVRKIHVVLPLEPKTREEFMEYSCPLTLDPHTAHRSLFLSEANRKATRGEERPYPDHPDRFDGWAQVLCMEAISACSYWEVEWTHEDNVGVDIALAYQHVDRKGGVLECRFGCNKQSWRLECDPGRCTFRHNNFRTELLAVPLSRMGVYVDHSVGILSFYSISDTMTLLHTVQTTFTEPLYPGFWVANGASIKICSE; this is encoded by the exons ATGGCAGAGGCCCAGGCTGCTCCACCCGTAACCGCGCACGCAAGACCAGGAGACGTGGAGTGTGACTTGTGCTCTGAGGGAAAACTCAAAGCTGTCATGTCCTGTCTGGTGTGTCTGATCTCATTCTGTGAGGTTCATGTTCAACCTCATTATCAGCCTGCCTTACAGAAACACAAGCTGGTCAAAGCTGTACAGTTACAGGAGAAGATATGTTCTCAACACGGCAGGCTCCTGGAGATGTTTTGTTACAATGACCAgaggtgcatttgtgtgttgtgcacCATAGAAGATCACAATGGCCATAATACTGTTTTTGCAACAGTAGCATGGCCCGAGAAACAG AAGCTGCTCCTGGAAAAAAGGATGGAATTCCATAGGAGAAtccaagaaagagagatagcgaTGAAGGAGTTGACAGAAGCTGTGATATCTTACAAA CGTTCTGCACAGGAAGCGTTGGAGCACAGCGACAGGATCTTCCCTGAGTTGCTGCAGTTCATTGAGAGAAGACGCTCTGAGGTGAAAGAGCTGATCAGAGTTCAGCTGGAGACAGCTGTGAGTCGGGCTGAAGAGATCGTGagggagctggagcaggagatcGAGGAACTGAGGAGGGGAGACGCTGAGCTGGAAGAGCTAGAGCGTGAAGAAGACCATGTCCATTTCCTCCAG AGTTTCCAGGCCCTCAAGACCTCTCCTGTATCCAAAGCTTCACTCAGCATCACTCTCAGTCAACATCCATCATTTGACACCCTGAAGGAATCTCTTTCTGCACTGAAAAAGGAAGAAACCTGCAGGATTGGGAAGATATTAGCAGAAG TGAGGAAGATCCATGTTGTGCTGCCACTGGAACCAAAAACTAGAGAGGAGTTCATGGAGT ATTCTTGTCCACTGACGCTGgatccacacacagcacacaggtcCCTCTTCCTGTCCGAGGCGAACCGGAAAGCAACACGTGGAGAGGAGCGGCCATATCCTGATCATCCTGACCGGTTTGACGGTTGGGCACAGGTGCTTTGCATGGAGGCTATTTCTGCGTGTTCctactgggaggtggagtggaCTCATGAGGACAATGTTGGAGTGGATATCGCCCTTGCGTACCAACACGTCGACAGGAAAGGAGGCGTTCTCGAATGTCGGTTTGGGTGCAATAAACAGTCGTGGAGGTTAGAGTGTGATCCTGGAAGATGTACTTTCAGGCACAATAACTTCCGAACTGAGCTCCTCGCCGTCCCACTCTCCAGGATGGGGGTGTATGTGGATCACAGTGTGGGAATCTTGTCCTTCTACAGCATCTCAGACACGATGACCCTCCTCCACACCGTGCAGACAACATTTACTGAacccctctatcctgggttttgGGTGGCAAATGGAGCATCTATAAAAATCTGCTCAGAATAA